In Cellulomonas sp. Y8, the genomic stretch GGCCGCCGGCTCGGGGGCGACGCGCAGGTGCGCGCGGGGGGCGTCGCCGCCCAGTCCCGCGCCGTCCAGCAGGTCGAGCGCCGGGCCGTGGGCGTTGAACGTGTAGAGGTGCACGCCCGGCGCGCCGCCGTCGAGGACGGCGTTCACCAGGTCGACGCCCAGCCGCGTGCCCAGGCGGTGCCGCGCCGCGACCTCCGCCGGGTCGTCGGCGTCGAAGGCGTCGAGCCGCGCGAGCAGCTCCTCCGGGACGGGCACGCCGGTCAGCTGCGCCACGCGGCGGAGCCGGGCGGGGTCGGTGGTGGGGATGACGCCCGGGAGGATGGGGATCGTGACGCCGGCGTCGCGCGCCAGGGCGACGAGCTCGAGGTACGACCCGGCGTCGTAGAACACCTGGGTGATCGCGAAGTCCGCGCCGGCCTGCTGCTTGGCGAGCAGCGCCGCGACGTCCTGCTCCCGCGTGCTGCCGGCCCCCGCGTTGCCGCGCGGGAACGCCGCCACGGCGACGGACAGCGGCCGGGTGGCGGCGCGCACCGCCTGCGCGGGGCTGCTGGCGCACCGTCGCCGCTCGACGTCCCGCAGCAGCTCCACGAGGGCGCTCGCGGTCGGGAGGCCCTCGGGGTGCGGCTCCCAGGACCGGTCGGCGGGCGGGTCTCCGCGCAGGGCCAGGAACGACCGCACGCCCTCGTCGAGGAACTCCTCGATCGTCGCGGCGAGGTCCTCGCGCGAGCTGGCGACGCAGGTCAGGTGCGCGATCGGGGTCAGCGACGTCTCGCGCAGCAGCCGCCGGACGAGCTGCCGGGTGGTGGTCCGGGTGCTGCCCGAGGCGCCGTACGTGACCGAGACGAAGTCGGGCCGGGCCGCGGCGAGCTGCTGCACCGTCGACCACAGCCGGGGCGCGGCGTCCGGGTTCCGCGGCGGGAACAGCTCGAACGACACGGTCGGGCGGTCCACGGCCCCGAGGCCGTCCGGCACGGCGGTGCCCGCGAGGTGTGCAGGGACGTCGTGACTGCTCATCGTCAGCTCCATCGAACCTGGCGGAAGCACCCGCACCCTCGGTGAGGAGGGGGGTTGCTGCGACGTCGACGAGCCAGGTCTCTCGGTCGCTCTGGATGGGTGCCGCCACACTAGGCCCGGCGGCCGCCGCCGTCCACTGCCCCTGACGCGTCATCTTTCGGTGACCG encodes the following:
- a CDS encoding methylenetetrahydrofolate reductase, encoding MSSHDVPAHLAGTAVPDGLGAVDRPTVSFELFPPRNPDAAPRLWSTVQQLAAARPDFVSVTYGASGSTRTTTRQLVRRLLRETSLTPIAHLTCVASSREDLAATIEEFLDEGVRSFLALRGDPPADRSWEPHPEGLPTASALVELLRDVERRRCASSPAQAVRAATRPLSVAVAAFPRGNAGAGSTREQDVAALLAKQQAGADFAITQVFYDAGSYLELVALARDAGVTIPILPGVIPTTDPARLRRVAQLTGVPVPEELLARLDAFDADDPAEVAARHRLGTRLGVDLVNAVLDGGAPGVHLYTFNAHGPALDLLDGAGLGGDAPRAHLRVAPEPAAVAAAPTTTPTPVPTS